The genomic region AATGTGGTAAACTCTGCGGAAAAGGCAAACTCAGATTTGCCGCGTGAGGTTTTAAGGATAGTTTCCgatgtatggaaaaaaaaaacattaaagataCATATATATCCAtaagcagaatcacagaatattaagGGTTAGAAGGAACCTCAGtagatcatctaatccaacctGTGAGAGTAGATTCACTTacagcaggttgcacaggatggcatccgGGCAGGTTTTGAATATACCCAGGGACAGAGACTCCAGCACCTCTTTGGGCAGCCCATTGTAGTGCTCTGTTACTCTTACAGTAAAAAACTATTCCTTATGTTTTGGTTGAACCCCCTGTGTTGCAGTTCGTGACTACTGCCCCTTGCCCTGTCACTGTACACAactgaaaagagtctggtcccatcctcctgacacttgTAAGCATTGATGAGATCCCCCCTCAGTcatctccaggctaaacagacacagttccctctgcctttccttaTACAGtaagatgctccagtcccccagTCATCTTAGTGGCTCTTTGCTGggctctctccagtagttccttgtCCTTCATGAACTGGAGAGCCCAAAACTGAAtgcagaagcaaaggaaaattaattaccTTAGCTATATGTAACTAAGGAAAATTAAACCAAGTATGTTATGTGTACTacaatttttactgtttttaccAAAAAACATTGAGATGCAAAGCTCTACTACTAAGTACTCCTTTAAAGCTACAGATACGAGTAAGTAGGATTGTCAGTTGTGCAACCCCGGGGCATTTTGGTGCAAATAGCATTGAAAATACACTTTGCAGAGGTACTCACTTTATTAGGTGTGCTTTTATTCCACTAACCTTGTCACAGTACAGCTTAGGCTcttcaaatgctttttcttcttaaatagAAGACCTTCTTAGCTTAACTtggatttttgtgtttattttccagatttAGTAATAAATCAAAAGTTACAGACATCAGTGTTCAGGGTAGAAAAAGCAGCTCTTTACCCCACCAAAGCCATTTGCCACTTTCCCATTAGcggctgaaaaaaagaattcatcCTCATCTGACATTTCAATATCTACTGTTCCATTTCAGAGTTGTCCTCTCAAGGATGAGAGATGCTCCTCACAGTCGTATCCCCCCCCTCCATCATACATCAGCATATATTCCATTAATCAAGTAATCCAGCCTGGTATAATGTCTCTTCTGAAGAGATTCATGTATTTTCTTCCCTGTCAGTGCAATAACTAGTAAAAAGAATATCACtccaaaaagcaaagctgctataaggctgcttttttcttccagctgaatGACACCTTTCTCTCTCAGAACACCCTCTGGCAGATAGCTTTCTGAATCAGGCAGGTCATAACCCTGAGGGATGTTTTGGGAAGCTGTAGGACAACCACTAGAAGACAGGGTGAAACctgaggaagagaggaaggtaACCTGGCTGGTATTTTTGGAAGAGACAACTGTTGTCTCAAGAGGAATGGCTGGAGTTCTTAGCCCTGGCAGGGTGGTAGCAGATCTGGAACTTGTGGTCACCTGCTTAGTTGttgaagcagcagaagctgtgggACTGGAAAGAGGAGTAACAGCAATGGTGGTGTTAGGGGTAGCAGGTTTATCCCTacctgcagcaggcagaaagGTGGTGGTGACAGCAGGAGGTTTAGCACCACCAGTAGGCAGTGAGGTTGTCTGCAATTCCAGTTGGGAGCTACTTGTAGGCAGAGGAGTAAGGATAGTGCTGCTGGGTTCTGGAACAGGAGACTGAGTGGTGGGGAACGAAGCAGAGAGGTTTCCAATTTGAACAGCAGAAGATGGATTTGAAGGCAGGTTCATTACTTTCTGCCTTGGGGTGGGATCTAAGCTCTCAGGATGTTTTGCCTGTTGAGATTCGGGAAAAGCAGTATGAAATTCACTGTTGTCCAAATGCTTGGCCATGGAATTTGGGAGTTCAGATGGCTGAGAGACAGACTGTTGCACAgcagcagtaggtttctgagGGCTAGTTTGATTGTGAGAAATAAAGGTTCCAGCATCTGAAGACAAAGAATACTCATTTGAAAAAGAGTCCCCACTTTCGAAGGATGTATTCTCCGGGGCATGGATTTCTGAAATAGAAAGGAAATAccaatatttaataattaaatctATTTTTGGCTACccataatattttgcttttcttagtaATAGAGACATAAGGAGGCTTCAGAAAGCAGTAACTAATGACACCAAGGCATCAAACTTCCTTGCTTTAAAATATGGtgaattacttttaaattcTGTGCCATAAAGACTGTCTCTCTCAAGCCTGGGAATACCAGACCCTGAATGctctgttctcacagaattCACCTGTGCAGAGCAAGCATCCCAATCTGATTGTTTTATGTGTTGCATGCATTGAAGTGTTTTATTTAACCATGTACAATGAGTAGGTCCATTGCCTTCAAACTATTATCAGCCTCTGCCAGTTAAGAAGTAGATGTTATCAACCTCACTTTTATCTGTTAGATGTACACTTCTCCACCCAGCCAAGGTGACTATATACTCCCCTTTCTTGTAATATCCAAGCACCCCGTGACTGTTTGATACATTTCAATTCACATAAAAAATCATACAATACGAGGTACCAATAATATCCCTATTTTATAGACCATTTTATATGCATACTGATTTGTAAGAAAGACCTGAGCTCCTACTGCCATGCTAGAAGAAAGACACTGCTCCAAAAGCCTCTGAGGTATGTGCTGTGAAGATCTGCATAAGAAGCAGCCTGAACATGATCATTTCTCCAGAAACAGGTATCTATTGTTTGCAAACCAGATGGGTGAGTGTTATTTAATAGAGTTTGGTAGTAGGATACCAGTGTTATGTAACAGATATTCCAACTGTTGTTCCACAACTAATAATCCAAACAGCTACCTGATTCTGCACAGGTATGAGAGAAACCCTGGGTGAGCACAAGCTCTTTGGAAGACTGgctgttatatatatatatatatatatatatatatatacacacacacacatatatataccTATATACACATGTGcgtatatatgtgtatatatatgtatatatacatatatacacatacatataaaaTTGTTACCATTCAGTTGCTCCACAGAACATATAAGAAGGAACATCCTCTCAAGTAGTTATAACTCTCactcatctctttttttttatagaagCAAAGAGATTTGTTAACTGCACTGGAAACGAAATAAATAATAGTCCAAGACATTTTCATTGTCACTTTTTCTCAAATAGGAACTCTTACCAAGAGGGAtggatttatttcagttttattacaCATGCAAAGAAGCCTACTTGGCTGCTCTTTATTtccaagcttaaaaaaaaaacaaacaaacaaacaaacaaaaaaaaaaaaaaaaaaaatcaaatgccacaccccccaaaaaaaacaaaaaaccaaaccaatgaccaaaacaaacaaacaaacaaacccaaaccaaacaaacaacataCCAAGAAGAGTGGCAATGCTTTACcaagagaagacaaaatatttcatttgacACCAATTTTTATCCTAACCTCCCAGTCAGATACCAGCTTGTAAGCAAAGTTAAGATCCTACAGATAATGGACTCCGACTGGTCTGAGTTAGAGAAAAGACAAGCCATTCTGCTTTTATAAAGTGGCTTTACATAACGAAACACTCAGTTATTAGAGAATGAGAAACTGTGTGGTCAAAGATACCCAAACTCtcagctgtttctgcagctctggacACATTTCCACATCGTGAGGAGATCTCCTGTCACCACCAGTCAGTTCCCAGCTCACGTGTTCCCTGTTCCCAATGCACTTCCATGGACACTCCCCCCTGTACATTTAAACAAACAGTGTGGATGCTGTATGACAGCTACCCAGCACTTGCTGTGTCCCCTTCAGTTTGTCTGAGAGCAAGAAAAGCAGGGAGCGTGTACACTGAGTTCAAAGGATGGGTGGAGGGAGCACAGGGAGGCTGCATGACCAGTCCCATATAGGAGCTAAGtatcactgctgctctgcagcactcaGATGAATCAGCTGTCTGCACTAACTCTTCTTCACATTTTCAGCAAACACTGCCTAGATAGTATTCTGTGTCTCCACTTTTGACTATGAGCTCCCAAATGCAATTGCTCAAAACTTCAGTGTGTGATGTACAGCTAGGATGCTAGGGCAGATGTGCTTGTTGACAAGAAAGAACAAGGGAATTAAACAAGTCAATGtataaaaagagattaaaaagatCCCAAAGTGCTCCTGCTGATATCACAAATCCAATAAACTGCATTCAAAAGCAAACTTCAGGGTAGTCACAGTTAAGAACAAACTAAGCATCTCCTGAGCACGCTTTGCTAGAACCTATCAATATTTTGGTGTTTCACTTTTTCACCCCACTTGAATAGTACATGAAGAACAGGAAtcagaaatgttatttcttttaagcAATAGCTCTTTGTGACTGGGatcaggaaatgttttctttcccgAGCCATAAATTGTTTCCACTAGTTATAAAGACAAAAGAatagtatttgaaaaaaaaaaaatctcatagcTACTGTGTCAGTATTTTAAGCCACTTTATTACCAATAGAGtatctttttcccttttagcTTGGTTTTCAGTGGAATCACATGCAGATTCTCATGTGTGAAAAAAGGACTTGAAATATTTGTCAGTAACAACACTGCTCAGGTGCTACCTTTGAAAACTTACTAGGAACATAAGTTAAATAAGCTACCAAAATCTTTCCACAATTCAATGCTCATGGAAgctaaaaaatgcaaaatgagaaACAGGTGGCATATATAATCAAGTTGCTAACCCATCATTGCACAACAAGCCAGGGTGGAAGCACAAGCACAATTATGGTTCCTGTTTCTTTGGTTGAAATCCCTATATATTCTCTAAGGGAGGAAGACAGATAAGAGAGTAGTACTACTAGTACTAAGTTTGCAGGCATGTAACTTGTTGCATATTGCTTTTGCCCAGTTCCTGCATTATTGTGCttgcaaaaaaacatttgttaaCACTATATAAATAATCTTTTTACATAACCTGCTGCCACCCCTTGCATGGTTCATTTTGGAAAAGTTATCTTTTACAACACAAATTGAGTTTCTGCAAAATTTCTGCTCTCTCAAGTACCCACATTGAAGTCACCTTATGAACTCTTGGCAGGAGGACACTGTAATTATCAGTTTCTTCTCTGAGCTGTTCAAACAGGTCTGGTGCAAGTTAACATCAGTCAGCAAGTAAGACTTGCTAATAAAAATCCCATAGCACACGACAGTCAGTCCTCATCTGCACTTCAGGTTCTctaactgaaaacagaaaataatgattGCTATTGCCAGCCACTCAGTAAGACCACAGGTGCTCCAAGGCCTGTTCAACATTTgcttaatgtttctttttgtgtgtataTGGTACCCATCAGTGTAGCTTGGATCCTTCAAACATGTAGATGGCTACAAAGGCATCATATTTCCATTGCTTTCAGCAATACTCTAGCATTATTATGTAcaggaatttttccttcttaaacaCACCAAGATGGAAGCAGCTTCTTTTTGGTTTAAGCAAGGGAAAGAGTTCCGAGTCTAATACAAAAGAATTTTCATAAGGGTCAGGATGTTATTCCATCTGGGAAACTGGGCCCACACAAGAGTTCCCAATACACCTACCCAGCCATCTcccacaaagcaaaaaacccagcattttcaaattacagtactcaaaatattttactaaaaataCAACTCACAAACATTTTCCAGTCACTACTGAAAAGTCACAGGTGCAAAGGTCATCTAGTTTGGGGGTCAGCAGCTTTTACTGTTACTTACCTCTAGTTATCTTGTAGCTCACATATCCTGTTGCAGATTTCATTGGACAAGCCTCGGTGCTAGGACAGTAAAACAGGTAGCAGGTTGGATACACACTTGTTCTTTGAGCATTAAAAACCACCAAGTTACACATCTTGCCTCCTGCAAAACATGATATATTTCAGCATTAAGAACTTTTGTACCATCTTGATAATAACCTCTGCTCTGTTAGTAGTTTTCCTCTTACTCACACAACGAAAAACTAACATCCAACATTCCTACAGGAAAAACAACCCAGGACTGCAAACAAATGGTCCAGGGCCAATATACAAAAGGTCACACATTCCTCTTCCTGTACATGAGCTTAGGGAAATAATGAGTCTAACCTCCCATCCTCCCTTTACCTGTACCATACTGAAAACATGCAGTATAATAATTTCTCACAAATTTTGATAAAGCTGAAAATCTCCTTGATATACTAATGGGAAATGAATAGATCTATTTACTTTTCCTCATCATATCCCAGGAATTGCTAAGACTGTTGCTTCTTAGGGGGATTCATCTTTACCACCGTTTCTACTTGGTGCTCGACCTCCTACAGCTCCAAGCACTTAAAGCAAACGAGCTGTCCCAGAGAAGGATTAGTACTCGAATTTTTGGCTAAAATGAAACGAAGCACAAAATGGGAGTTGTATTTAATAGATATGCTATAAACTAACTTATGCATCTTAGAGGGTCTGACAGGTTTTAACGTTTAAAACTACCACTGTTCCTTCACTGCATCTATTTCCCTGCACAGTTAGGGGTCTAAAAGCACGCTTATCAGAACAGGGCCGCAGCCGCATGCTGCCACTGGTGGCAGCGTGGACGAAAAGATGAATTAAAGTTTCCTTGCTGAACACGGAGAACAGCCTCGTTCCTCCTTGCTGGAATAAAAGGCGAATCCAACAAACTTCAGAAGTAATTTCCCAAAGGGTTCGTAGGCCGGTACAGAGAAGACCgaaagaagaggagggggatgTTTACCTGAGAGCTTTTCCCCCGAGCAGCAGCGCTGAAC from Heliangelus exortis chromosome 1, bHelExo1.hap1, whole genome shotgun sequence harbors:
- the MANSC1 gene encoding MANSC domain-containing protein 1, coding for MSPLSSQWPVCLLVITCVMSGPSLGQECSSEKKESVIVDVNLALAKGVGGTEPVHAATPEACVQRCCSGEKLSGGKMCNLVVFNAQRTSVYPTCYLFYCPSTEACPMKSATGYVSYKITREIHAPENTSFESGDSFSNEYSLSSDAGTFISHNQTSPQKPTAAVQQSVSQPSELPNSMAKHLDNSEFHTAFPESQQAKHPESLDPTPRQKVMNLPSNPSSAVQIGNLSASFPTTQSPVPEPSSTILTPLPTSSSQLELQTTSLPTGGAKPPAVTTTFLPAAGRDKPATPNTTIAVTPLSSPTASAASTTKQVTTSSRSATTLPGLRTPAIPLETTVVSSKNTSQVTFLSSSGFTLSSSGCPTASQNIPQGYDLPDSESYLPEGVLREKGVIQLEEKSSLIAALLFGVIFFLLVIALTGKKIHESLQKRHYTRLDYLINGIYADV